From the Micromonospora echinospora genome, the window ACCCCGATCGACGCCAACACCGGTGTGGACGAGGCCAAGGCGCGGGAGATCGTCGAGGCCGCCGGGTTCCCGGCCGACGTCGCCGACCAGGTGGTCGCGATCGCGGTCCAGCTCTGGCAGGCGTTCGTCGCCGAGGACGCCACCCTGGTCGAGGTGAACCCGCTCGCCCGTACGGCCGACGGCAACGTGCTGCTGCTCGACGCCAAGATCACCCTCGACGAGAACGCCGCGTTCCGGCACCCGGACCACGAGGCCCTGGTCGACCAGGCGACGGTGGACCCGCTGGAGCAGCGCGCCAAGGAGAAGGACCTCAACTACGTCAAGCTCGACGGCGAGGTCGGCATCATCGGCAACGGCGCGGGTCTGGTCATGTCGACCCTCGACGTGGTCGCCTACGCCGGTGAGCGGCACGGCGACGTCAAGCCGGCGAACTTCCTCGACATCGGCGGCGGCGCGAGTGCCGCGGTGATGGCGAACGGACTGGAGATCGTCCTGTCCGACCCGTCGGTCAAGAGCGTCTTCGTGAACGTCTTCGGCGGCATCACCGCCTGCGACGAGGTCGCCAACGGCATCATCCAGGCCCTCGCCCTGCTGGAGCAGCGTGGCGAGAAGGTCACCAAGCCGCTCGTGGTCCGCCTCGACGGCAACAACGCGGAGGCCGGTCGGGCGATCCTCGACGGCGCGAAGAACCCGCTCGTCGAGCGGGTCGACACCATGGACGGTGCGGCCGAGCGGGCCGCCGAGCTGGCGGCTGCGGGGGTCTGACAATGGCTATCTGGCTGACCAAGGACTCGAAGGTCATCGTCCAGGGGATGACCGGTTCCGAGGGTTCCAAGCACACCCGGCGGATGCTCGCCGCCGGCACCAACGTGGTCGGTGGCGTCAACCCGCGCAAGGCCGGGCAGAGCGTCGACTTCGACGGCACCGAGCTGCCGGTCTTCGCCAACGTGGCGGACGCCATGAAGGAGACCGGGGCGGACGTCACGGTGATCTTCGTACCGCCGCAGTTCACCAAGGGCGCGGTGGTCGAGGCGATCGACGCCGGCATCCCGCTGGCCGTGGTCATCACCGAGGGCGTCCCGGTGCACGACACCGCCGCCTTCTGGGCGTACAACACCGCCCAAGGGGAGCGCACCCGGATCATCGGGCCGAACTGCCCGGGCATCGCCTCGCCGGGGGCGTCCAACGCCGGCATCATCCCGGCCGACATCACCGGCTCCGGCCGGATCGGCCTGGTCAGCAAGAGCGGCACGCTGACCTACCAGATGATGTACGAGCTGCGTGACATCGGCTTCTCGACCTGCGTCGGCATCGGTGGCGACCCGATCATCGGCACCACCCACATCGACGCGCTGGCCGCCTTCGAGGCCGACCCGGACACCGACGCCATCGTGATGATCGGTGAGATCGGCGGTGACGCCGAGGAGCGGGCCGCCGAGTTCATCAAGGCGAACGTGACCAAGCCGGTGGTCGGCTACATCGCCGGCTTCACCGCCCCGCCCGGCAAGACCATGGGACACGCCGGCGCCATCATCTCCGGCTCGGCGGGCACCGCCGAGGCGAAGAAGGAGGCGCTGGAGGCGGTCGGCGTCAAGGTCGGCAAGACGCCGACCGAGACCGCCAAGCTCATGCGGGAGATCATGTCGGCCAGCTGAGCCGAGAGCGCACCGACGGAGGGGGACGACCGCACGGTCGTCCCCCTCCGCGTCGCGGTCCTCCCGGCGGCACCGCTCCCTGCCGGCGGCCGGTGTGGCGCCGAGGACGGCGTCCCGGTCGTCAGTCGTTGCCGATCGGGTAGTTCCCGGTAGCCCGCAGGACCGCGCTGCCGATGATGTTGATCACGCCGAAGGCGATGGCCAGCCAGCCCAGCACCTGTGACTGTCCGTACCGCCGGGCGTCCCGGATCGACAGGTACCCGAAGATGACCCCCAGGATGCCGCAGCACAGCAGGCCGAGGACGATGCCGAGCACGCCCCAGAGGGTGGTCCGGTCCTTGCCGGCTGCGGACGGCGGGGGCGGTGCGTAGGGAGCGGACACGACTTCCTCCGGACGGTCGGGGCCGCGACCGCGGAAGGCCGCGCCTGCGCCGAGGTTAGACCGGGTGTAGCGTCCCGGGCGGAAGGATCACCGAACTCATCGGTGATCGGCCGGGTTATCGGACTGCCCCCGCTCGTCCGGCGTGCCAGAGTGGAACCCGATGTCCTCCGTCACCCCTGATCAGCCTCGCCGTCCCGCTGGCGTCGATTCCGACGACCGGCCGGGTGGTCGTGCCGGCCCGGTTCCCCGGCCGCGTCCCCGGCGTCCCGGAGGGGCCGACCGGGCGGACGCCCCCCGTCGTCGGCGCGCCCCGCTCGCCGTCGCCGCCGTGGTGGCCGCCGGCTGGGCCGCCCTCACCTCGTACCTTCCGGTAGCCGTGGTGCTCGGGTTGATGCAGCTCAGCGAGGACGCCGCGTCGGTGGTCGGCGCGCTCCGCGCCGGCCTGGCCGGCTGGCTGCTCGGCCACGGGGTGCCACTCGACACCGGCGCCGGCCCGCTCGGCCTCGCCCCGCTGGCCCTGACCGCGCTGGTCGTCTGGCGGTTGACCCGGGCCGGGGTGCACACCACCCGGGCGCTGGGCGCGCGGGGCGTCGGGGAGGTCCGTCCGGCGTTCGTCGCGGCGGGCGCGGTCGGTCTCGGGTACGCGCTGCTCGGCGTGCTCGCCGCACTCGGCGCCGACACCGCCGGGACGAGCCTCTCCCCGCTGCGGGCCGGGGTGAACCTGGGGCTCGTCGGTGTGGCCGCCGCCCTGGTGGGCGCGCTGCGGACGACCGGTGCTCCCGACCGGCTGCTCCGGCGGGTGCCCACCGCGCTGCACGACGGGGTCCGCACCGGCCTGGTCGCCGGACTGCTGTTGGCCGGGGCGGGCGCGGGGGCCGCCGGACTGGCCATCGCTACCGGTGGTGGCGACGCCGCCGACATGATCGGCGCCTACCGGACCGGGGTGGCCGGGCAGGCCGGGATCACCCTGGTCAGTCTCGCCTACGCGCCGAACGCCGCGATCTGGGCGACCAGCTACCTGCTCGGCCCCGGGTTCGCCGTGGGCACCGACACGGCGGTACGCACCAGCGAGGTCTCCGTCGGCGCGCTGCCGGCCGTACCGCTGCTCGCCGGCCTGCCGCGCGGGCCGGTCGACGGGCTCGGCGCGTTGCTGCTCGCGGTGCCGGTCCTGATCGGGATGGCGGCCGGCTGGCTGCTCGCCCGCCGCCTGCTCCGGTCGGCGGCCGACGACCGGACGCCGCTTCACTGGGGGCCGCTGCTCGGCACGGCGGCCCTCGCCGGGCCGGTGGCCGGTCTGCTGGTGGGCGCGGCGGCGGCGGTCTCCGGTGGCCCGCTCGGCGGCGGCCGGCTCGCCGAGGTGGGTCCGGTCGCCTGGCAGGTGACCGCCGTGACCACCGCGGTCGTGGCGGTCGGCGCGCTGCTCGGAGCCGCCGCCACCCGTGCCTTCACCCGCCAGCCCGCCCCCCGTCCCTGATCCCGGGTCCAGGGCCAGCCAGCCCCGCGGTGAACCCGGATCGGGCGGTCAGACGGCGGCGGGGCGCCCGGAGGACTTCCGGACACCCCGCCTGTGGGCCACACATCGCTGGTCAGGACAGGTTCAGCGAGTTCAGGTTCAGCGCGGCACCGAGGATCGCGTTGGCCAGACCGAGGACGATGCCCACCGCGCCGGTGATCAGGGCGGTCGTCGCCTGGCCCTTGTTGTCGGCCAGCCCCTGCTCCGCCTTCTTCTGGCCCATCACGCCCAGCACCACACCGGCGATGCCGAGGATGATGCCGAGGAAGGCGCAGCAGATCGCGAAGACGATCGAGGTGATGCCGAGGATCATCCCGATCAGGCCGAGGTTGTTGTTCTGCGGCGTCACACCGTACTGGCCGTACTGCCCGGCCGGGTAGCCCGGCGCCGCGCCGTAGGGCTGCTGCTGCGCGTACGGGTCCCCGTACGGCTGACCGGAGGCGGGTTGGCCGTACGGCCCGCCCGAGGTCGGCGGCTGCCCGTACGGCTGCCCCGAGATCGGCTGCCCGTACGGCCCGCCCGAGGTCGGCGGCTGACCGTACGGCTGCCCGGAGGCCGGCTGACCGTACGGCTGGCCCGAGGTCGGCGGCTGACCGTACGGATCCTGCGGCTGCTGACCGTACGGGTCGTGCGACGGCTGGCCGTAGGACGGCTGCGCCGGCTGACCGTACGGGTCGGAGTACTGCGGCGAGGTGGGATCCGAGGGCGGCTGCTGGCCGTACGGGTCCTGGCCGGGGTTGTCGGGCTGCACGGGCTGCGCTCCTTGCTGTGCGGCGTTGGGAGGGTCAGACGGTTGTGTCGGTGCCCATCAGCGACCCGAGGCCACCCAGCAGGCAGCAGATCAGGACGATGACGTACCAGGAGAGGCCGACGATGAGGGCCCACTTCGACCACTTCTTGCTCTCCGCCGCAGCGGCCTGGGCCGCCGCGTAGTTACCCTGCTGCACCAGCGGGTTGACCTTGGAGGCGTTGATCAACGCGGGGATGGCGAGCGGCCAGAAGAGGAAGATGGCCACGATCGACATGGTCATGTTGTTGTCGATCTGCTGCGGCGGCTGCTGGGGGTATCCGGGCTGCATGGGGTGAACTCCTTGATCGGTGACCGCGAGCCGGGCCGCCCGCAGGTGGGGCGGGCCGCTCGCGTGTCGAATATCGAGCGGGGGCAGAGTACCTGCTCGGGGTGACGTCCGGGGTGACCGGCGGGGCGCGGTCCCACGGTGAGGACCGGCTGACGGAGGGTCTGGCCAGCGGAACGGGGCCGTCGCCGGCCCGATAGGGTGACCGGGTGACCGAGCCCGCGTCCACCGCCCGCATCGTCGTCCTCGTCTCCGGTTCCGGCAGTAATCTCCAGGCCCTGCTGGATGCCTGCGCCGACCCGGCGTACGGGGCCCGGGTGGTCGCGGTCGGCGCCGACCGGGACGGCATCGCCGGGCTGGACCGGGCCACCGCCGCCGGGGTGCCGACCTTCGTGGAGCGGTTGAAGGACCATCCGACCCGTGTGGACTGGGACGTCGCGCTCACCGCCCAGGTCGCCGCGCACCGCCCCGACCTGGTCGTCTCCGCCGGTTTCCTGAAGCTCGTCGGCCCGCGCTTCCTGGCCGCCTTCGCCGGCCGCTACCTGAACACCCACAACACCCTGCTGCCGGCCTTCCCCGGCATCCACGGGCCCCGGGACGCCCTCGCCTACGGCGTGAAGGTCACCGGCGCGACCCTCTTCTTCGTCGACGCGGGCATGGACACCGGTCCGATCGTCGCCCAGGTCGCGGTGCCGGTGCGCGACGACGACGACGAGGAGACGCTCACCGAGCGCATCAAGGTGGCCGAGCGGCGGCAGCTCGTCGAGCAGGTCGGCCGCCTGGTCCGCGAAGGTTGGACGATCACCGAAAGAAAGGTCACCGTTGGCGTGAGTACCCCCTCCGACGGGCGCCGGCCGATCCGGCGGGCGCTGGTCAGCGTCTACGACAAGAGCGGGCTGGTCGAGCTGGCCCGGGCCCTGCACGACGCCGGGGTCGAGATCGTCTCGACCGGCAGCACCGCGTCGACGATCGCCGGTTCCGGGGTGCCGGTGACCGCCGTCGAGTCGGTGACCGGGTTCCCGGAGATCCTCGACGGCCGGGTCAAGACCCTGCACCCGAAGATCCACGGCGGCCTCCTCGCCGACCTGCGCAAGGACTCGCACGCCGCCCAGCTCGACGAGCACGGCATCGCCGGCATCGACCTGCTGGTCTCCAACCTGTACCCGTTCCAGGCCACGGTGGCCTCCGGCGCCAGCGTGGACGAGTGCGTCGAGCAGATCGACATCGGCGGGCCGGCGATGGTCCGGGCCGCCGCGAAGAACCACGCCTCGGTCGCCGTGGTGACCGATCCGGCCGCGTACCCGACGGTGCTGGCCGCCCTCGATGCGGGCGGTTTCTCGCTGGCGCAGCGTCGTGTGCTCGCCGCCCGCGCCTTCGCCGAGATCGCCGAGTACGACATCGCCGTGGCGAACTGGTGCGCGGCGCAGCTCGACCCGGAGGAGGCGGACTGGCCCGCCTTCGCCGGTCTGGGACTCCGCGCCCAGCGGGCCCTGCGCTACGGCGAGAACCCGCACCAGCAGGCCGCCCTCTACACCGACCCGGACGCCCCGGTCGGGCTGGCCCAGGCCGAGCAGCTGCACGGCAAGGAGATGTCGTACAACAACTACGTCGACGCGGACGCCGCCTGGCGGGCGGCGAACGACTTCGCCGACCAGCCGGCCGTGGCGATCATCAAGCACGCCAACCCGTGCGGGATCGCGGTCGGCGCCGACGTGGCCGACGCGCACCGCCGGGCGCACGCCTGCGACCCGGTCTCCGCGTACGGCGGGGTGATCGCGGTCAACCGGCCGGTCACCGTCGAGCTGGCCAAGCAGGTCGCGGAGATCTTCACCGAGGTCCTGGTGGCGCCGGAGTTCGAGGCGGGAGCGGTCGAGGTGCTCCAGGCCAAGAAGAACCTGCGCCTGCTGCGTGCCCCGGCCTGGGCCCCGCCGCCGGCCGAGTGGCGGCAGGTCAGCGGCGGTGTGCTGGTGCAGATGGCCGACCGGGTGGACGCCCCCGGCGACGACCCCGCCGCCTGGCGGCTGGTGGCCGGCGAACCGGCCGACGGCGACCTCCTGCGCGACCTGACCTTCGCCTGGCGGGCGGTCCGCTCGGTTAAGAGCAACGCGATCCTGCTCGCCGCCGACGGGGCGACCGTCGGGGTCGGCATGGGGCAGGTCAACCGGGTCGACTCGGCGCACCTCGCGGTGAACCGCGCCGGGGCGGACCGGGCCCGGGGCGCGGTCGCCGCCTCGGACGCGTTCTTCCCGTTCGCCGACGGGCTCAAGGTGCTGATCGACGCGGGGGTCCGCGCCGTCGTGCAGCCGGGCGGTTCGATCCGGGACGACGAGGTGATCGCCGCCGCCGCCGAGGCCGGCGTGACCATGTACCTCACCGGCACCCGGCACTTCTTCCACTGACCCGCCACCGGCGGTCGCCGGCGCGCCCACTGATGGAGGCGTCGGCGCCCCGCCGATGACGCCGGCGCTCCATCGGCGGTCGCTCACGGTCGCGCACGGTTGCCGGCGCCCGTCGGCGCCGCTGGTGACGGGCGTGCTCTCCGGGTGCCTGCAGGGGCCCCCTGCTACCGGATTCTGCGGAGCAGGGGACCCCCGCAACCACCCCAGCCGGCACCCCGCGCCCCGCCCGTCGGGCCGAGAGGTGACGGAGGGTGAGCACTGGCCCGTGGCCCGACCGTGTGTCACGGGTCCGGATCGCCCCAGGTCGGCGCGGGTGGCACGGGGACAAGGAACGGGTCGGCGGAACGACGGGTGCCGGGCGTGAGACGATCGGGGAGTGACGGCGACGATCCTGGACGGCAAGGCGACCGCGGCGGAGATCAAGGACGAGCTGCGGGTGCGGGTCAAGGCACTGGCGGAGCGGGGCATCACCCCGGGGCTGGGCACGGTGCTGGTCGGCGCCGACCCGGGCTCCCAGGCGTACGTCAACGGCAAGCACCGGGACTGCGCGGAGGTGGGCATCGCCTCGATCCGGCGCGAGTTGCCGGCCGACGCTACGCAGGAGCAGGTGGACGCGGTGCTCGCCGAGCTGAACGCGGACCCGGCGTGCCACGGCTACATCGTCCAGCTGCCGCTGCCGGGTCACCTGGACACCCAGCGGGCGCTGGAGATGATCGACCCCCAGAAGGACGCGGACGGCCTGCACCCGGTCAACCTCGGCCGGCTGGTGCTCGGCTACGACGGGCCGCTGCCCTGCACGCCGCGCGGCATCGTGGAGCTGCTGCGCCGGCACGACGTGCCGCTGCGCGGGGCGAACGTCGCCGTGGTCGGCCGGGGCAACACGGTCGGCCGTCCGCTCGGTCTGCTGCTGACCCGGCGCAGCGAGAACGCGACGGTGACCCTCTGCCACACCGGCACCCTCGACCTGGCCGCGCACACCCGGGCCGCCGACATCGTGATCGTGGCCGCCGGGGTTCCCGGCCTGCTCACCGCCGACCTGGTCCGCCCGGGGGCGGTGGTGGTCGACGTCGGCATCACCCGGGTGATCGGGGCGGACGGCAAGGGCCGCTACACCGGTGACGTCGATCCCGAGGTCGCCGAGACGGCCGGCGCCCTGGTTCCGATGCCCGGTGGCGTCGGGCCGATGACCCGGGCGATGCTGCTGACCAACGTGGTCGAGCGCGCCGAGCGCCAGGTGCCGACTACGTCATAACCGTCCGACCCGGCCGGTCCGGTGCCAGGATGACTGATACGGTCCGGAAAACCGACTGGTAGCAGGGAGTGGGACGACCATGGGTAAGAAGGTCACTGTCGTCGGGGCCGGCTTCTACGGCTCCACCACCGCACAGCGCCTGGCCGAGTACGACATCTTCGACACCGTCGTGATCACCGACATCGTCGAGGGGAAGCCCGCCGGCCTCGCCCTCGACCTCAACCAGTCGCGGGCGATCGAGGGCTTTGAGACCAAGATCGTCGGTGCGACCACCGGCCCCAACGGCGAGGGCTACGAGGCGATCGAGGGTTCGGACGTCGTCGTGATTACCGCTGGCCTGCCCCGCAAGCCGGGCATGAGCCGGATGGACCTGCTGGAGACCAACGCCAAGATCGTCCGTCAGGTCTCCGAGAACGTCGCCCGCTTCGCCCCGAACGCCGTGGTCATCGTCGTCTCCAACCCGCTCGACGAGATGACCGCGCTGGCCCAGATCGCCACCGGGTTCCCGAAGAACCGGGTGCTGGGCCAGGCGGGCATGCTCGACACCGCCCGGTTCAGCAACTTCGTCGCCGAGGCGCTCGGCGTACCGGTGAAGTCGGTGACGACGCTCACTCTGGGCTCGCACGGCGACACCATGGTCCCGGTCCCGTCCCGCAGCAGCGTCGACGGCAAGCCGCTGCGTGACGTGATGCCGGCCGAGCAGATCGAGGACCTGGTGGTCAAGACCCGCAACGGCGGTGCCGAGGTGGTCGCCCTGCTCAAGACCGGTTCGGCGTACTACGCCCCGTCCGCCGCCGCCGCCCGGATGGCCAAGGCGGTCGCCGAGGACTCCGGCGAGGTCATGCCGGTCTGCGCCTGGGTCGACGGTGAGTTCGGCATCTCCGGCGTCTACCTGGGCGTCGAGGCGGAGCTGGGCGCCGAGGGCGTGAAGCGGGTCGTCACCACCGAGCTGGACGCCGACGAGCTGGCCAGCCTGAAGGAGGCCGCCGAGGCGGTCCGGGCCAAGCAGGCCGACGTCGCCAACATGTGACGTCACGCGACCGTCCGGGTCGCCGACGCGCCGACCAGCCCTTGACGGCCGGCCGGCGACCCGGGACGGTGGCGCGGCACCCACAGCCCGGTCGACGCGCTGATCCTCCGGTCCGCCCTCCCGAGCCGATCTCCGATCGCCACGGCGGACCGGAGGATCGTTGCTCGTCCGGGGGAGGTGGAGGGCCAGCTGCGAGGGACCGGGCAAGTTCCAGTACGCTCGTACTGCTTGAGCACGTGTCCCCCGAGAGGAGCGCCGGCCGATGGCGAAGATCAAGGTAAACAACCCGGTCGTAGAGCTCGACGGCGACGAGATGACGCGGATCATCTGGAAGCAGATCCGGGAGCAGCTGATCCTGCCCTACCTCGACGTCGACCTGCATTACTACGACCTCTCGATCCAGTACCGCGACGAGACCGACGACCAGGTCACCATCGACGCCGCCAACGCCATCAAGGAGCACGGCGTCGGTGTCAAGTGCGCCACCATCACGCCGGACGAGGCCCGGGTCGAGGAGTTCGGCCTGAAGAAGATGTGGCGCTCGCCCAACGGCACCATCCGGAACATCCTCGGTGGCGTCGTCTTCCGTGAGCCGATCATCATGTCGAACGTGCCGCGGCTGGTGCCGGGCTGGACCAAGCCGATCATCATCGGCCGGCACGCCCACGGCGACCAGTACAAGGCCACCGACTTCGTCGTCCCCGGCCCGGGCAAGGTGACCGTCACCTACACCCCGACCGACGGTGGCGCCCCGGTCGAGATGGAGGTCGCCAACTTCACCGGCGGCGGCGTCGCGATGGGCATGTACAACTTCGACGAGTCGATCCGGGACTTCGCCCGCGCCTCGATGCGCTACGGCCTCGACCGCGGCTACCCGGTCTACCTGTCGACCAAGAACACCATCCTCAAGGCGTACGACGGCCGGTTCAAGGACATCTTCGCCGAGGTCTTCGAGAACGAGTTCAAGGCCGAGTTCGACGCCGCCGGCATCACCTACGAGCACCGGCTCATCGACGACATGGTCGCCGCCGCGCTCAAGTGGGAGGGCGGCTTCGTCTGGGCCTGCAAGAACTACGACGGTGACGTGCAGTCCGACACCGTGGCCCAGGGCTTCGGCTCGCTCGGCCTGATGACCTCGGTCCTGATGACTCCGGACGGCCGGACCGTCGAGGCGGAGGCCGCCCACGGCACCGTCACCCGGCACTACCGGCAGTGGCAGAAGGGCGAGAAGACCTCGACCAACCCGATCGCCTCCATCTACGCCTGGACCCGGGGCCTGGCCCACCGGGGCAAGCTGGACAACACCCCGGCGGTCACCGAGTTCGCCAACACCCTGGAGCAGGTCATCATCGACACCGTCGAGGGTGGTCAGATGACCAAGGACCTCGCGCTGCTCATCTCGCGGGACGCCCCGTGGCTGACCACCGACGAGTTCATGAACGCCCTGGACGAGAACCTGGCACGCCGTCTCGGCGCCTGATCACGCCCACCACGGAGCCCGTCGGCCACAGCCGGCGGGCTCCGTGCGTCCTGCCGGAGACACCCACGCGCCGCACTGACGCGTCACCGGACGGGGCGTCCGGTCGTTGACAGGGTGGACGTGATGCCAGTCGCGTCCAGGAAGGTTGACCACGGTCGCATGCGACACGTGAGCGCCGACCAGCCAGCCTTCCCGGCTGTCGTGCGCAGCCAGCCGTCCCTTCCCAGCGGGGGGCCCTGTCCCGGGCCCCCCGCGCCCTGTTCCCGCAGCGGACGACGGGTCGGGTGCTGGTCCCGCGCGGACGGTGACGGCCGGTGCCTCAGGCCTCGCGCAGCAACTGCGCGGCGCGTTCCGGCGCGACGTCGCTGATGAAGACGCCCATCCCCGACTCCGTTCCGGCGAGGTACTTCAGCTTGTCCGCCGCCCGCCGGATGCTGAACAGTTGCAGGTGCAGATGGGCCAGCTCGCGGTCGACGCGGACCGGGGCCTGGTGCCAGGCCGCGATGTACGGCATCGGCATGTCGAACAGTCCGTCGAACCGGCGCAGCACGTCCAGGTAGAGCGGGCCGAAGGCGTCCCGCTCCGCGTCGGTCAGCGCCGGGATGTCCGGCACCGGCCGGTGCGGGGCCAGGTGCACCTCGAACGGCCAGCGGGCCGCCGCCGGCACGTACGCCGTCCAGTGCTCGTTCTCCGCCACCACCCGATCCCCGGCGGCCCGCTCCGCGGCGAGCACGTCGGCGTAGAGGTTGCCGCCGGTGCGCTCGGCGTGCCGACGGGCGGCGGCCAGCATCGTCCGGGTCCGGGGCGTGACGAAGGGGAACGCGTAGATCTGACCGTGCGGGTGGTGCAGGGTCACCCCGATCTCCACGCCCCGGTTCTCGAAGCAGAAGACCTGCTCGACCCCGGGGAGCTCGGCCAGGGCGGCGGTCCGGTCGGCGAGCGCGTCGAGGACGGTCCGCACCCGGTCCGGCGGCAGGTCGACGAACGCGGCGTGGTGGTCGTCGGTGAAGCAGACCACCTCGCAGCGGCCGAGCCCCGGTCTGATCTCGGTGAACGGGGTGACACCCGGCGGCTCGTCGGCGATCCGCTGGCTGAGCGCGGGGAAGCGGTTCTCGAAGACCACCACGTCGTACCCGGAGGCCGGGATCTCGCTCCGCCGGTCATCCCGGGAGGGGCAGAGCGGGCACTGGTCGGCCGGGGGGAGGAAGGTGCGGGCCTGCCGGTGCACCGCCACCGCCACCCACTCGTCGAGCAGGGGGTCGTAGCGTAGCTGCGACGCGGGCGGGGGCGGGGGCAGTTCCCGCCGGTCCGGTTCGTCGCGGACGACGTCGTCCCGCTCGTCGAAGTAGATCAGCTCACGACCGTCGGCCAGCTTGGTGACCGTACGTCTCATGCCGGTGTCCCTTCCGTCGCCGGGCGACCGCCCGGCGACCGCTCCACGACGATCAGCTCCCGCACCCGCTCGCCGAGCACCCGGCGGCCCTCCTCGGTCAGCCGGTCGTCGACCACCACCACGTCCGCGCAGTCCAGCCCGCCGATCGAGCAGAGGCCGACCAGCCCCCACTTGGTGTGGTCGGCGAGCACCACCAGTCGGTCGGCGGAGGACATCAACGCCTGGTTGGTCTCCGCCTCCATCAGGTTCGGCGTGGTGAAGCCGGCCCGTTCGCTGATGCCGTGTACCCCGAGGAAGAGCACGTCCAGGTGCAGGGACCGGATCGCCGCCACGGCCAGCGGCCCGACCAGCGCGTCCGAGGGCGTCCGGATGCCGCCGGTGAGGATGACCGTCTGGTCCGGTCGGCCGCCGGCGTGGAAGACCTCCGCCACCGGCAACGAGTTGGTGACCACGGTCAGCGCCGGCACGTCGACCAGGCGGCGGGCCAGCGCGGCGGTGGTCGTACCGGCGGAGAGGGCGACGGCCGCGCCGGGGCGGACCAACCGGGCGGCGTGCGCGGCGATGATCGCCTTCTCGGCCGGCTGGCGTACCGACTTGGCGTCGAAGCCGGGTTCGTCGGCTGCCGAGGGGTCGGCCACCGTGGCTCCGCCGTGCACCTTGGCCAGCAGGCCCTGGGCGTCCAGGGCGTCCAGGTCGCGGCGGATGGTCATGTCGGAGACGC encodes:
- a CDS encoding DUF6350 family protein produces the protein MSSVTPDQPRRPAGVDSDDRPGGRAGPVPRPRPRRPGGADRADAPRRRRAPLAVAAVVAAGWAALTSYLPVAVVLGLMQLSEDAASVVGALRAGLAGWLLGHGVPLDTGAGPLGLAPLALTALVVWRLTRAGVHTTRALGARGVGEVRPAFVAAGAVGLGYALLGVLAALGADTAGTSLSPLRAGVNLGLVGVAAALVGALRTTGAPDRLLRRVPTALHDGVRTGLVAGLLLAGAGAGAAGLAIATGGGDAADMIGAYRTGVAGQAGITLVSLAYAPNAAIWATSYLLGPGFAVGTDTAVRTSEVSVGALPAVPLLAGLPRGPVDGLGALLLAVPVLIGMAAGWLLARRLLRSAADDRTPLHWGPLLGTAALAGPVAGLLVGAAAAVSGGPLGGGRLAEVGPVAWQVTAVTTAVVAVGALLGAAATRAFTRQPAPRP
- a CDS encoding bifunctional methylenetetrahydrofolate dehydrogenase/methenyltetrahydrofolate cyclohydrolase, with the protein product MTATILDGKATAAEIKDELRVRVKALAERGITPGLGTVLVGADPGSQAYVNGKHRDCAEVGIASIRRELPADATQEQVDAVLAELNADPACHGYIVQLPLPGHLDTQRALEMIDPQKDADGLHPVNLGRLVLGYDGPLPCTPRGIVELLRRHDVPLRGANVAVVGRGNTVGRPLGLLLTRRSENATVTLCHTGTLDLAAHTRAADIVIVAAGVPGLLTADLVRPGAVVVDVGITRVIGADGKGRYTGDVDPEVAETAGALVPMPGGVGPMTRAMLLTNVVERAERQVPTTS
- a CDS encoding malate dehydrogenase, giving the protein MGKKVTVVGAGFYGSTTAQRLAEYDIFDTVVITDIVEGKPAGLALDLNQSRAIEGFETKIVGATTGPNGEGYEAIEGSDVVVITAGLPRKPGMSRMDLLETNAKIVRQVSENVARFAPNAVVIVVSNPLDEMTALAQIATGFPKNRVLGQAGMLDTARFSNFVAEALGVPVKSVTTLTLGSHGDTMVPVPSRSSVDGKPLRDVMPAEQIEDLVVKTRNGGAEVVALLKTGSAYYAPSAAAARMAKAVAEDSGEVMPVCAWVDGEFGISGVYLGVEAELGAEGVKRVVTTELDADELASLKEAAEAVRAKQADVANM
- the purH gene encoding bifunctional phosphoribosylaminoimidazolecarboxamide formyltransferase/IMP cyclohydrolase; this translates as MSTPSDGRRPIRRALVSVYDKSGLVELARALHDAGVEIVSTGSTASTIAGSGVPVTAVESVTGFPEILDGRVKTLHPKIHGGLLADLRKDSHAAQLDEHGIAGIDLLVSNLYPFQATVASGASVDECVEQIDIGGPAMVRAAAKNHASVAVVTDPAAYPTVLAALDAGGFSLAQRRVLAARAFAEIAEYDIAVANWCAAQLDPEEADWPAFAGLGLRAQRALRYGENPHQQAALYTDPDAPVGLAQAEQLHGKEMSYNNYVDADAAWRAANDFADQPAVAIIKHANPCGIAVGADVADAHRRAHACDPVSAYGGVIAVNRPVTVELAKQVAEIFTEVLVAPEFEAGAVEVLQAKKNLRLLRAPAWAPPPAEWRQVSGGVLVQMADRVDAPGDDPAAWRLVAGEPADGDLLRDLTFAWRAVRSVKSNAILLAADGATVGVGMGQVNRVDSAHLAVNRAGADRARGAVAASDAFFPFADGLKVLIDAGVRAVVQPGGSIRDDEVIAAAAEAGVTMYLTGTRHFFH
- the sucC gene encoding ADP-forming succinate--CoA ligase subunit beta; the protein is MDLYEYQGRDLFERHGLPVLAGGVATTPEEARAIAERLGGRVVVKAQVKVGGRGKAGGVKLAEGTDETVARATDILGMDIKGHTVHKVMITVTADIAEEYYFSYLLDRANRTFLCIASVAGGMDIEQVAAETPDKVVKTPIDANTGVDEAKAREIVEAAGFPADVADQVVAIAVQLWQAFVAEDATLVEVNPLARTADGNVLLLDAKITLDENAAFRHPDHEALVDQATVDPLEQRAKEKDLNYVKLDGEVGIIGNGAGLVMSTLDVVAYAGERHGDVKPANFLDIGGGASAAVMANGLEIVLSDPSVKSVFVNVFGGITACDEVANGIIQALALLEQRGEKVTKPLVVRLDGNNAEAGRAILDGAKNPLVERVDTMDGAAERAAELAAAGV
- the sucD gene encoding succinate--CoA ligase subunit alpha, translated to MAIWLTKDSKVIVQGMTGSEGSKHTRRMLAAGTNVVGGVNPRKAGQSVDFDGTELPVFANVADAMKETGADVTVIFVPPQFTKGAVVEAIDAGIPLAVVITEGVPVHDTAAFWAYNTAQGERTRIIGPNCPGIASPGASNAGIIPADITGSGRIGLVSKSGTLTYQMMYELRDIGFSTCVGIGGDPIIGTTHIDALAAFEADPDTDAIVMIGEIGGDAEERAAEFIKANVTKPVVGYIAGFTAPPGKTMGHAGAIISGSAGTAEAKKEALEAVGVKVGKTPTETAKLMREIMSAS
- a CDS encoding CD225/dispanin family protein, whose amino-acid sequence is MQPGYPQQPPQQIDNNMTMSIVAIFLFWPLAIPALINASKVNPLVQQGNYAAAQAAAAESKKWSKWALIVGLSWYVIVLICCLLGGLGSLMGTDTTV
- a CDS encoding DUF4190 domain-containing protein, translating into MQPDNPGQDPYGQQPPSDPTSPQYSDPYGQPAQPSYGQPSHDPYGQQPQDPYGQPPTSGQPYGQPASGQPYGQPPTSGGPYGQPISGQPYGQPPTSGGPYGQPASGQPYGDPYAQQQPYGAAPGYPAGQYGQYGVTPQNNNLGLIGMILGITSIVFAICCAFLGIILGIAGVVLGVMGQKKAEQGLADNKGQATTALITGAVGIVLGLANAILGAALNLNSLNLS